TCTTAAACCCAGACGCTTTTACACGATATAAAAAGCTGGTTTCTGGAAAAAAATTTGCGGTGAAAAGATCGTTCACCACAATTTCCGACTTCTCGATATGAACCGTGGTCTCTGTCGTCGAGCTGGGTTTATATACATAGGACCAGAAATCATGATTACCTTCAAACTTTTTTGCAGCTGTTTTCATGAGTTCAATATCAAGAACCTCCTTTATATAGACCATCATGGAAGCACAGAAGGGATGAAATTTTTTACCATGTGAAAAGAGGTAAATGTATTCCTTGTGTTTACTAGCTTGAATAATGTTGAAATCTGCATCTGTTTCCACAATTTCCAAAGCTCTGATATCGCTGGGTAGATTTAAATTGAAATTTTCAAGAAACAACTCGGTATCCAGAGGTTCCTCCTGCTCAAGGAACAATTCTATCCAGGTCTCGTTTACAGAAACCTTAGCATCTGTACGACCCGCGGCAAGAACTTTAAAGTTTGAATGGTCAAATACAAAGCGTAACGTGCGCAGCACCATGCGCTCTACAGTAGGAATCCCACCAGGCTGCTTTTGCCAGCCATGAAAGCGGAAACCCAAATACTGCAATTTGATTAAAAAATATTGACGCTTTTTTTCGTCAAATGGATTGCGCTTCATGAGTACGTATTAAAACTTTTCATTTGGGAATTTGGCAAGATACTATTCCTGACCCGTTGTGCTAGTTAAAATTAAAAAACAGATTAAAAAAAGACCGTGCATTTTGTTGATATTCAGTATATTAATGGTGCCTAATCTGTAATTCTGATACCATGCACGATCTACCTGCAATGTACAAAAAACACCTTTCCTACCTCATTGATCTCTACCAAACCGTCACGGTGGACGGAAACTTCATCAAGCGACCGGTCAACACGAAAATGAATGACCTGGAGGTCATGGCACTCGCCATTACCGGAGAGGCGGCCTCGATCCCCAGCGAGAACCTATTGTTTGCCGAGATAAAGAAGCACTTTCGCGAGGACTTTCCCATGCTGGTCGACCGCACCAGGTTCAACCGGCGCAGGCGCTCGCTCGAGCCACGCTTCAAGGAGTCCGCGGGACTCTTGGGCGACCGTATGGATGATGGCAGATCTGCCCTTCTGGTGGACTCGATGCCCTGTCCCATCGTGCACAACGCCAGGGAGCACCGCATGAAGATCTGTATGGAAGATCTGGGCACGGCTCCGAGAAAGGGCTACTCGGCGGTTGACCGCCTCTACTACATTGGATACAAGCTCCACCTGCTCATGAGTACGCAGGGCATCTTCCATGACATGGCAGTGACCCCAGCAAACGTACACGACATAAAGTTCCTGAAGGAAAGGCAGTACGACGGTAGCGAGGAGAGGCAGATCATCGGCGATCGAGGCTATATATCCAGGGAGCTCCAGGCAGATCTGTTCACAAGCTACGGTATAGAACTTCTCACCCCACCCAGGAAAAACCAGCTGGTCAAAAGCGCATTCTCGCCCGAGAGGAGAAAGAACCGTAAGTTTATAGAGACAAGGTTTTCACAGTTATGCTCCCAGTTCTCCATCAAGATCAACCTGGCAAAGAGCTTCAAGGGCTTCCTGACAAGGGTCTCAAGCAAACTGGCCGCAGTTGCCATGCTGCAGATGTTCAATAGGGAAAACAACAGACCAATAAATAGGATCAGGCATGCATGGAACTACTAGCACAACGGGTTATTCCTGATATCATTAAATGAAAACACTGTTTGATCAGATTATTCAGCATTCCATTCTACATAAAACTGATCTAGAAATTGTAACATGAAATTATGACGTTGTTGGGCCTTTAAACGACCAGGTGTTGTATTCATGAGATCCTTCAGCAATAATAGCTTTTCATAAAAATGATTGATTGTAGGAGCTACGCCATTTTTGTATTCTTCTTTAGTCATATATAATTGTGGCGGCACTTCTGGATCGTAAATTTTATTGTTTTTGAAACCACCATAATTGAAAGTGCGTGCAATTCCTATCGCTCCCATGGCATCGAGTCGATCTGCATCTTGAACAATTTGTAACTCAAGTGTTTTCTCTCTGTCCTCATCATGACCTCCTTTAAATGAGATATGCTTCACAATATGGACAATACCTGACTTTTGAGCATCAGTGATCGTCAATGCTTCTAAATATTCTGAAGTTATTTTGGGACCTATAGTTTCATCTCCATTGTGAAACTTGCTATCAGCAATATCATGTAATAAAGCACCTAATTCAACAACTATTTTGTCTGCTTGTTTAAAATGGGCAGCAATGGATAGCGCATTTTTTCTAACCCGGTCTATGTGGAACCAGTCGTGTCCACTTTCTGCATTTTTAAGGGTGGCCTTTACGAAATCTTCTGTTTGTTTGATCATTTGCTACAATAGGTTTTAATAGTTACGCTTTCGCGAAAGCTTAAAATAAAAAAATCCCTTCCATCTCATAGATAAAAGGGATTGCTTATGTAAAGACTTTAGGCAGTCTACATCTTAGATATATCGCCACTGCCAATAACGGATTTCTTCATACTGCTGGTGGATCCTTTATAGCGTAGATCGCCTGAGCCGGCAATACTGGCCTTCATGTTGCCACCATTGCAGTAGACTGAAACATCACCACTACCTGCGATGCTTGCCTCTACGTTATTTGCCTTCATGCCAAAGGCTTCAATATCACCACTGCCGGCCAGACTCGCATCAAGATTTTCAGTACGGCCTTTTAGTTTAATATCTCCACTGCCCGCGAGGGAAACGTTGAGCGTTTCAGATTCTGTATGCAAATTGATATCTCCGCTACCGGCAAGTGATAACTTGAATTTACTGTTGCGCAAAACCATATCGCTGTAAATGTCACCGCTTCCCGCAAGGCTCACACCACTTATTTTCTCTACTGGCACGGTGACCTTTATTCCTTTACGAGTGCTGATATTAATTCCCTTTTTTACACCTACTATGAGTTTGCCTCCTTTAGTTTCTATCTCAAGGTGCTCCATGATGTTAGATTCTGCCTCTACCTTTATTGAACCTTCTGATCCATCTACCAGTTCAACATCAAGACTGTTATTAACCGAAACGAAATCATAATCGCTGGTTTCAAAGGTTTTTGTAATGACATCACCGTTTCCTTTAACGCGTTTACCGCTTCCCCACCATTGGGCGCTTGCGATATGACAACTTGATATTATTAAGATTAATGTGAGTACTTTTTTCATGATTCTATAGTTTTAGGTTTATTAAAATTAGTTTCTTTTTAGTGATACGCTTCCAAATTCGCTTTTGATCTTTATCATTCCAGAACTACTAGATCGTCCCACATAACCTGAAATGCTTTTTTCTGTATGATCTTTTGAGGAATTTGTTATTTCTGCATCGCCAGAAGTATTGATCCCTGCAAACTCGGTATCTATATCAAACCTAAAGCTTGCATCTCGATGGTAAATCAAGTCTATTCCAGTATAGTCTGACCGTACGTTAACGGACTTGATATTTTTACCCAATTCCCTAACTTTTAATGTTCCGAAATCCGCTGTTATATCCAGTTTTTCCAGTACCACACCCAGTCTGCTGGTCGTATAATCTGCGCGCCCTACCACACTGATACTTTCTTCAGTTTCTACAGTTCCAAAGTCTGCCTTGTAGTTAAGCCTCTCAGTTTTGTGAAGTCGAGCTTTTGTGTAGTCACCTTTAAACTCCAGCTGCTCACAATCATAGAGATCAAAGTCACTAAAATCTGCTCTGATAATTCCAGACTTCATATAATCAATGTGTGAGTTACGCGTGTAGTCAAAACTCAGTTCATTCTCTCGAGCCATAAGTTGGCCAATATCCAGTCTACCGTAATCGCAGCTTATATCTGCACGTCCTTCTAATTTATCGATGATAACAGCGCCATAATCATTGCTTAAGTCTAGAGAAGCGGTAATCGGCATTTTAACCACATAATCGATCTTCACTTTCCCATTATAGCCGCGGTTGTTATTGCTTTTGAACAAATCCCAGAAACTGAAATCATCGTCACCACTGTTTTCACCATTAAAGGTTCTGGCCTCTACCATTTCACTTGAGCTAGTAAAACGTACATCGATGTCCTTGAGCTGTTTTTCTACTCGAGATTCATCATCACCATTAACCTCAACCACGATTTCAAAAGTTACCTGTGGTTGATCCCAGGTGGTGATAGTAACATTACCAAAGCTGTTACTGATCTTCACCATTCCATCTGCATTGAGGGAATATTGCTTGGATAGTTTTTTGCTTTTGGTATACTTGCCTCTGCCGTTTCCCGCTAAGTTCAAAGCAGGCACCAAAAGTAAAAGTGCCAGTATCTTATATAAATTCTTCATTTCTATTTTCTTTTAGCATTTTGAGTTGTTCAATCTGTTGTTGCGCTTTTTGGAGCACATCGATCCTACTTTGAAAGTTAGCAATCATCGCTGCGATAACAGTTTTGTTGTCACTATTAGCCTTGAAATCCTTTTGGATCTTCTGGTAATCATCCTCTAGTTTTTTGAGAATCTGCTTAGTATCTGCAATGATCAGCTCGGTTTCAGGAGACTGTTGCTTGTTAAGTTGCTCCAGCTCATAGGTTATGGTGCTGGTAAAAAAATCTTGGGTCTGCGCCATTTCTGGTGAAACATCTTCAAGACCTTGATCAAAATCTTTTAGGTTTTGAGCATAATTAAAGCCTCCCAGTCCAACAAGTATCGCCAGCCCAGCAACCAGTCCCCATTTGAACAAGCTTGTCATGGAAATTACCTTCCCTTCTTCTGGTTTGTCAGCTATTATTTTTGAATCTGTATTCTGCTCTTCACAGGCGGCCTCCAGTTTTTCCAAAAAACGGTTTCTGTGCCCGCTAGGCATTTGTTCTGTATCAAAATCTTGTTCTGCAAACCACTTCTCTAATTCTTTCATATCGCTTGCAATTTTTGTCTTAAACTATCTTTTGCTCTTGAGATCGTCGTGCGGCAGGCACCATTTGAAATACCTAAAATCTCGCTGATCTCTTCATTATCCATACCCTCAATCAAACTCAGGGTCAACACTTCTCTGTACCTATCGTTCATGGCTTTCATGATTTCAAGGACTTTTTTAGCAGTCATTCCAGCGCTCTCCATGTCGATTTGCTGGTCTGGAACAGCTTCCATCTCATAGGAAACGCTATCATAATCTACCTTTTGCATCTTCCTATGTTTCCTTAAGTGGTTCAAACTGTTGTTCACTACGATGCGTTTAAGCCAGGCGCCGAAGGTTGCCCTACGGTTCCACTGTGACATTTTCTGAAAGGCGGTAATCATACTTTCCTGCATGATGTCTTCTGCCTCGCCCTCATCTTGTACGATGCGCAGCGCCACGTGATACATCCCCTTACAATATTGGTCATAAACCGCCATCTGGGATTTGCGATCTCCCTGCTCGCACAGATCATAAAGCTGTATTTCAGTTTCAGTAAGCGTCACTCGGTTAGTGTTACGACATAAAGATGCGTATATATCCATGTTGTTACACCAGCATGGCAAGAAATTTGAAAATTTTCAGGTCGCGGTATGCGATTCCTGAAATGCAAGAGGATATTTTCCTTTTACAAAACGCTGATTTTCAGAATGATGATTGATATAGTTATGCTTTCGCGAAAGCGTGCAAACCACAATCCACCGCAACCTAATAAATACTAATTTAAAAAGCCACCGAGTGACTGACACTCTGGCTAATCGAAATTATATGTTTGATTCAAAGAAATTAAAACTAGACAACTTGTCACTTCAAGAATTTGAGCAGGATGCTGAATTCATACCATTATTGAGCAGCGAGGACGAGGAGGAGATGAATGCCGAGAGTGTTCCAGATTCTCTACCTATTTTACCGTTGCGTAACATGGTACTTTTCCCTGGTGTTGTGATTCCCATCACCGCTGGGCGCGATAAATCCATCAAATTACTGCGTGAGGCAAATTCTGCCAAAAACGTGATAGGTGTCGTTGCTCAAAAAGATGAAGAGGTTGAGGATCCTGACCACAAAGACCTGCACGATGTAGGTGTCGTGGCGCGTATTCTTAAAGTCTTCAAAATGCCTGATGGTAACACAACGGTGATTATTCAGGGTAAGAAGCGTTTTCAGCTAGGTGAGATCGTGAGTGAAGAGCCTTATCTACGAGCCAAAGCGATCGACATTCCAGAGCAACGTCCTGAAATGGATAATGCCGAGTTCAACGCGATCATTGAAAAAATCAAGGACCTATCGCTTGAGATCATCAAGCACAGTCCCAATATCCCGACGGAGGCATCTTTTGCGATCAAGAATATTGAGTCCAACTCATTCCTAGTGAATTTTGTATCGTCAAACATGAATCTTCAGGTTGCCGACAAGCAAAAGTTATTGCAGATA
This genomic interval from Nonlabens spongiae contains the following:
- a CDS encoding IS982 family transposase, with the protein product MHDLPAMYKKHLSYLIDLYQTVTVDGNFIKRPVNTKMNDLEVMALAITGEAASIPSENLLFAEIKKHFREDFPMLVDRTRFNRRRRSLEPRFKESAGLLGDRMDDGRSALLVDSMPCPIVHNAREHRMKICMEDLGTAPRKGYSAVDRLYYIGYKLHLLMSTQGIFHDMAVTPANVHDIKFLKERQYDGSEERQIIGDRGYISRELQADLFTSYGIELLTPPRKNQLVKSAFSPERRKNRKFIETRFSQLCSQFSIKINLAKSFKGFLTRVSSKLAAVAMLQMFNRENNRPINRIRHAWNY
- a CDS encoding HD domain-containing protein gives rise to the protein MIKQTEDFVKATLKNAESGHDWFHIDRVRKNALSIAAHFKQADKIVVELGALLHDIADSKFHNGDETIGPKITSEYLEALTITDAQKSGIVHIVKHISFKGGHDEDREKTLELQIVQDADRLDAMGAIGIARTFNYGGFKNNKIYDPEVPPQLYMTKEEYKNGVAPTINHFYEKLLLLKDLMNTTPGRLKAQQRHNFMLQFLDQFYVEWNAE
- a CDS encoding RNA polymerase sigma factor; translation: MDIYASLCRNTNRVTLTETEIQLYDLCEQGDRKSQMAVYDQYCKGMYHVALRIVQDEGEAEDIMQESMITAFQKMSQWNRRATFGAWLKRIVVNNSLNHLRKHRKMQKVDYDSVSYEMEAVPDQQIDMESAGMTAKKVLEIMKAMNDRYREVLTLSLIEGMDNEEISEILGISNGACRTTISRAKDSLRQKLQAI
- a CDS encoding tRNA pseudouridine synthase A; the protein is MKRNPFDEKKRQYFLIKLQYLGFRFHGWQKQPGGIPTVERMVLRTLRFVFDHSNFKVLAAGRTDAKVSVNETWIELFLEQEEPLDTELFLENFNLNLPSDIRALEIVETDADFNIIQASKHKEYIYLFSHGKKFHPFCASMMVYIKEVLDIELMKTAAKKFEGNHDFWSYVYKPSSTTETTVHIEKSEIVVNDLFTANFFPETSFLYRVKASGFKRHQVRLMMGMLFDIGLGKVSLKELEHTLDGSNRIHLAHIAPASGLMLYKSEFL
- a CDS encoding head GIN domain-containing protein, whose protein sequence is MKKVLTLILIISSCHIASAQWWGSGKRVKGNGDVITKTFETSDYDFVSVNNSLDVELVDGSEGSIKVEAESNIMEHLEIETKGGKLIVGVKKGINISTRKGIKVTVPVEKISGVSLAGSGDIYSDMVLRNSKFKLSLAGSGDINLHTESETLNVSLAGSGDIKLKGRTENLDASLAGSGDIEAFGMKANNVEASIAGSGDVSVYCNGGNMKASIAGSGDLRYKGSTSSMKKSVIGSGDISKM